A portion of the Bufo gargarizans isolate SCDJY-AF-19 chromosome 7, ASM1485885v1, whole genome shotgun sequence genome contains these proteins:
- the MUSTN1 gene encoding musculoskeletal embryonic nuclear protein 1 produces MSQPQDAPIKKKRPKVKEEDLKGAKDKLGKQTPIKSKTYQVMKECEQSGCTAPSVFSQVRTGTETAFDKEKPAPAKSVFG; encoded by the exons ATGTCCCAACCACAG GATGccccaattaaaaagaagaggcCAAAGGTGAAGGAGGAAGATCTCAAAGGAGCCAAAGATAAGCTTGGGAAACAAACTCCAATCAAATCCAAGACATACCAAGTTATGAAGGAATGTG AACAATCTGGATGCACCGCTCCATCCGTCTTCAGTCAAGTCAGAACAGGAACAGAGACGGCCTTTGATAAGGAAAAGCCAGCACCAGCAAAAAGTGTGTTTGGATGA